Proteins encoded by one window of Micromonospora coxensis:
- a CDS encoding RidA family protein: MTVTLDNPATVSAPFGDRFSHVARLALPGGALLVLSGQVAVDDTGTVVAPGDVRAQTERIFELIGALLAAHGATFADVMHVRTFMTDLADLAGYADVRSRYFPDARPASTTVEVSRLFLEGAVLEVEVTAAASGGAVR; this comes from the coding sequence GTGACCGTCACCCTGGACAACCCCGCGACCGTGTCGGCGCCGTTCGGCGACCGGTTCTCCCACGTGGCCCGTCTCGCCCTGCCCGGCGGCGCGCTGCTCGTGCTCTCCGGCCAGGTCGCCGTGGACGACACCGGCACCGTCGTGGCCCCCGGCGACGTACGCGCACAGACAGAACGGATCTTCGAGCTGATCGGTGCGCTGCTGGCCGCGCACGGCGCCACGTTCGCCGACGTCATGCACGTGCGCACCTTCATGACCGACCTCGCCGACCTGGCCGGCTACGCCGATGTCCGCAGCCGGTACTTCCCGGACGCCAGACCGGCCAGTACCACGGTGGAGGTGAGCAGGCTCTTCCTCGAAGGGGCGGTGCTGGAGGTCGAGGTGACCGCCGCCGCATCAGGTGGGGCGGTGCGCTGA
- a CDS encoding ABC transporter ATP-binding protein/permease: MIVHRELVRLAGTVTRPVVGCAALGLAVSAAYVGQALLVAGALAAVARRDLAAAAPLLAGALAVIVARAALLWWREVATVAAGARIRARLRDRLVARLAELGPAWLTGARTGRAQATLVDGVEGLDAYYRRYLPQVLVTITVPTALVAWLATVEPVAAALLGTAVLLVLTVPRVWDATLLRRGRGRWAAFTALAADVHDTLQGAATLRAFGAVDRMRQRIRARTHDLHTTTMAQLRLSLIESGISALLVQAGLAAAAVAAAVAAYAGRADAATVFLVLLVAVECFRPVRDLGAHWHAGYLGVTAVDGLTELLRTPATVVHHGHVDRRFDHPPAVTFDAVGHRYPGRPEPALRDVTLRLAPGETVAVVGRSGAGKSTLANLLLRHLEPDTGRITVDGHDLRELTAATLRRTVTVVAQETYLFHGSVADNLRLARPQASDAELTAAARAAGAHDFIQALPQGYASPVGERGSALSGGQRQRLAIARALLADTPVLVLDEATSSVDSRQEAEILGALATATRGRTCLVIAHRLAAVRHADRIVVLDRGRIVASGRHGDLLTSCPVYADLVAAGQVTG, from the coding sequence GTGATCGTGCATCGGGAACTGGTGCGGCTCGCCGGTACGGTCACCCGCCCGGTCGTCGGCTGCGCGGCGCTGGGCCTGGCGGTGTCGGCGGCGTACGTCGGTCAGGCGCTGCTGGTCGCCGGCGCGTTGGCGGCGGTGGCCCGACGGGACCTGGCCGCCGCCGCTCCGTTGCTGGCCGGGGCGCTCGCGGTGATCGTGGCCCGGGCGGCGCTGCTGTGGTGGCGTGAGGTGGCCACCGTGGCCGCCGGCGCCCGGATCAGGGCCCGGCTGCGCGACCGCCTGGTCGCCCGGCTCGCCGAACTGGGCCCGGCCTGGCTCACCGGCGCCCGCACCGGCCGCGCCCAGGCCACCCTCGTCGACGGGGTGGAGGGGCTGGACGCCTACTACCGCCGCTACCTGCCCCAGGTGCTGGTCACCATCACCGTGCCGACCGCCCTGGTGGCCTGGCTGGCCACCGTCGAACCGGTCGCCGCCGCGCTGCTCGGCACGGCCGTGCTGCTGGTGCTCACCGTGCCCCGCGTCTGGGACGCCACCCTGCTGCGTCGGGGACGCGGCCGGTGGGCGGCGTTCACCGCGCTGGCCGCCGACGTCCACGACACGTTGCAGGGCGCGGCCACGCTGCGGGCCTTCGGCGCGGTCGACCGGATGCGGCAGCGGATCCGGGCACGCACCCACGACCTGCACACCACCACGATGGCGCAGCTGCGCCTGTCGCTGATCGAGAGCGGGATCAGCGCCCTGCTCGTGCAGGCCGGACTCGCCGCCGCCGCCGTGGCCGCGGCGGTCGCCGCCTACGCCGGCCGCGCCGACGCGGCCACCGTCTTCCTGGTGCTGCTGGTCGCGGTGGAGTGCTTCCGGCCCGTACGCGACCTCGGCGCGCACTGGCACGCCGGCTACCTCGGCGTCACCGCGGTCGACGGGCTGACCGAGCTGCTGCGCACCCCGGCCACCGTCGTGCACCACGGCCACGTCGACCGCCGGTTCGACCACCCGCCCGCCGTCACCTTCGACGCGGTCGGGCACCGCTACCCCGGCCGGCCCGAGCCGGCGCTGCGGGACGTGACCCTGCGGCTGGCCCCCGGCGAGACCGTCGCGGTCGTCGGTCGCTCCGGCGCCGGCAAGTCGACCCTGGCCAACCTGCTGCTGCGCCACCTCGAACCGGACACCGGGCGGATCACCGTCGACGGCCACGACCTGCGCGAGCTCACCGCGGCGACGCTGCGCCGCACGGTCACCGTGGTGGCGCAGGAGACGTACCTGTTCCACGGCTCGGTGGCCGACAATCTGCGGCTGGCCCGCCCGCAGGCCAGCGACGCCGAGCTGACCGCCGCCGCCCGTGCCGCCGGCGCCCACGACTTCATCCAGGCGCTGCCCCAGGGGTACGCCAGCCCGGTGGGGGAGCGCGGCAGTGCCCTCTCCGGCGGCCAGCGGCAACGCCTGGCCATCGCGCGGGCGTTGCTCGCCGACACCCCCGTGCTCGTCCTCGACGAGGCCACCTCCAGCGTGGACAGCCGGCAGGAGGCCGAGATCCTCGGCGCGCTCGCCACGGCCACCCGGGGACGGACCTGCCTGGTCATCGCCCACCGGCTGGCCGCCGTGCGGCACGCCGACCGGATCGTGGTGCTCGACCGGGGCCGGATCGTCGCCTCCGGCCGCCACGGCGACCTGCTGACGTCCTGCCCCGTGTACGCCGACCTGGTCGCCGCCGGGCAGGTGACCGGATGA
- a CDS encoding NAD(P)-dependent oxidoreductase, with product MNAIALLGTGTMGTALGRRLLATGHRLTVWNRTAARTAPLVEAGARAAADPAEAVRDADVVITMLTDATAVQEVLFGVDGALEALRTGAHLVEMSTIGPSAVRELAARLPSGVPLVDAPVAGSAGAAQEGRLVVLAGGTEAAVDRVAPVLENLGTLRRCGGPGTGAAMKLVLNTALVTAVAAVADALAVADAVGVDRRTACDALATGPLRGAVARASATDAAFAVALAAKDARLALDALGDVPAPVLSATAAMLTAVPRPDADLATLTDAPSRDATTPDEERP from the coding sequence ATGAACGCCATCGCACTGCTGGGTACGGGGACCATGGGCACGGCGCTCGGCCGTCGGCTGCTGGCCACCGGGCACCGGCTCACCGTCTGGAACCGCACCGCCGCGCGCACCGCACCGCTGGTCGAGGCCGGCGCCCGAGCCGCCGCCGACCCGGCGGAGGCCGTCCGGGACGCCGACGTAGTGATCACCATGCTCACCGACGCGACCGCCGTCCAGGAGGTGCTGTTCGGCGTCGACGGGGCGCTGGAGGCCCTGCGGACCGGCGCTCACCTGGTGGAGATGTCCACGATCGGCCCGTCGGCCGTCCGGGAACTGGCCGCACGCCTCCCCTCGGGCGTCCCTCTGGTGGACGCGCCGGTCGCGGGCAGCGCGGGCGCGGCGCAGGAAGGTCGTCTGGTGGTCCTGGCCGGCGGTACGGAGGCGGCCGTCGACCGGGTCGCACCGGTGCTGGAGAACCTGGGCACGCTGCGTCGCTGCGGCGGCCCCGGCACCGGCGCGGCGATGAAGCTGGTGCTCAACACCGCCCTCGTCACGGCGGTCGCGGCGGTCGCCGACGCACTGGCGGTGGCGGACGCGGTGGGCGTCGACCGTCGTACGGCCTGCGACGCGCTGGCCACCGGACCACTCCGCGGCGCGGTCGCCCGGGCGAGCGCCACCGACGCCGCGTTCGCCGTCGCGCTGGCCGCCAAGGACGCCCGGCTCGCCCTCGACGCGCTCGGCGACGTGCCGGCACCCGTCCTGAGCGCCACCGCCGCGATGCTGACCGCCGTGCCCCGGCCCGACGCCGACCTCGCCACCCTCACCGACGCGCCGTCCCGCGATGCCACCACCCCCGACGAGGAGCGACCGTGA
- the surE gene encoding 5'/3'-nucleotidase SurE, producing the protein MTADRPARVLVTNDDGVHAPGIRWLARAAYERGLDVVVAAPRSEASGMSAALSAVTDDGRVVFTPAELAGLPEVPAYGVAASPAYITVLAVLGVFGPPPELVLSGINRGANAGHAILHSGTVGAALTAANNGARALAVSLDVLSPAAASAGSGGAAIAVLDTVDDETRHWSTAADLAGDLLPWLRDADLGTVLNLNVPDLPAAEVAGLRQATLAPFGQVQVTVAESGHGYVRTTIEENGARHVPGTDLAWLADGYAAVTAVRALGHLPGVELPVGA; encoded by the coding sequence ATGACCGCTGACCGACCGGCCCGCGTCCTGGTGACCAACGACGACGGGGTGCACGCCCCCGGCATCCGGTGGCTGGCCCGGGCGGCGTACGAACGCGGCCTCGACGTGGTGGTGGCCGCGCCACGGTCGGAGGCGAGCGGGATGAGCGCCGCCCTGTCCGCGGTGACCGACGACGGGCGGGTGGTGTTCACCCCGGCGGAGCTGGCCGGGCTGCCGGAGGTGCCGGCGTACGGGGTCGCCGCCTCGCCCGCCTACATCACCGTCCTGGCCGTGCTGGGGGTGTTCGGGCCGCCCCCGGAGCTGGTGCTGTCGGGCATCAACCGGGGAGCCAACGCCGGCCACGCGATCCTGCACTCCGGCACGGTGGGCGCGGCGCTGACCGCCGCCAACAACGGCGCCCGCGCCTTGGCCGTCTCGCTGGACGTGCTCTCCCCGGCGGCGGCGAGCGCCGGCAGCGGCGGCGCGGCCATCGCCGTGCTCGACACGGTCGACGACGAGACCCGCCACTGGTCGACCGCCGCCGACCTGGCCGGAGATCTGCTGCCCTGGCTGCGCGACGCCGACCTCGGCACGGTGCTCAACCTCAACGTGCCCGACCTGCCGGCCGCCGAGGTGGCGGGGCTGCGCCAGGCCACCCTCGCCCCGTTCGGGCAGGTGCAGGTGACGGTCGCCGAGAGCGGCCACGGCTACGTGCGGACGACGATCGAGGAGAACGGCGCCCGGCACGTGCCCGGCACCGACCTGGCCTGGCTCGCCGACGGGTACGCCGCCGTCACCGCGGTCCGGGCCCTGGGACACCTGCCCGGGGTGGAGCTGCCGGTCGGGGCCTGA
- a CDS encoding M43 family zinc metalloprotease — MTSPGAPPAAAEPGSGGTAGMAGMSPDGSGGAGGGGGGAGGGGAQPSPHWCATMNIHRRLLNQFPEYQRARAVIENNTRTLVTGRAGPLRTGVARLPVVVHVVWQTEDQNVSDAQIHSQIAVLNADFRATNPDVNRVPEVFRELVADVGVEFHLADVDPEGNPTTGITRTRTSRESFSPDDDGVKSAATGGADAWPASRYLNLWVCRLASGLLGYAQFPGGPPQTDGVVVTYTAFGTTGTAAAPFNLGRTATHEVGHYLNLFHIWGDDGTGCGGTDEVDDTPNQAGPNNGKPTFPKVSCDNGPHGDLFVNYMDYVDDAAMMMFTKGQAARMQACLDAARSSLVAAERTATPAAPVAATAVGRVDAFRTGLDSGLYHKWWNGSGWAPSILDYEYLGGTFLGTPRVVGLGPDRLAVLVRGTDRALYVKWWDGSGWAPSSTDFQRLGGACLGDPAVVSWDPRRLDVLVRGVDRALYHKWWDGSAWQPSSDGYVHLGGICAGEPALASWGPDRLDVFVVGADSALHHKWWDGGAWQPSPIGYENLGGICAGRPVAVSRGPDRLDVFVVGADSALYHKWWDGTAWQPSPTTYECLGGVCVGDPQVVADGRGRLDVFMVGADSALYHKWWDGTAWQPSPTAYECLGGVCVGDPQVVRSGPDRLDVLVTGADSALHHKWWDGRSWLPSATSSENLGAAPTRSVIEGLVPEWRRALGATGAMSHP; from the coding sequence ATGACCTCGCCCGGTGCGCCGCCCGCCGCAGCGGAACCCGGCAGCGGCGGCACGGCAGGCATGGCCGGAATGTCCCCCGACGGCAGTGGCGGGGCCGGCGGTGGAGGTGGCGGCGCCGGCGGCGGCGGGGCGCAGCCCTCGCCGCACTGGTGCGCCACCATGAACATCCATCGGCGGCTGCTGAACCAGTTCCCGGAGTACCAGCGGGCCCGGGCCGTGATAGAGAACAACACCCGGACGCTGGTGACCGGGCGAGCCGGGCCGCTGCGCACGGGCGTGGCCCGCCTCCCCGTCGTCGTGCACGTGGTCTGGCAGACCGAGGACCAGAACGTCTCCGACGCGCAGATCCACAGCCAGATCGCGGTGCTCAACGCCGACTTCCGGGCGACGAACCCGGACGTGAACCGGGTGCCGGAGGTGTTCCGGGAGCTGGTCGCCGATGTCGGCGTCGAGTTCCACCTCGCCGACGTCGACCCGGAGGGGAATCCGACCACCGGCATCACCCGCACCCGGACCTCCCGGGAGTCGTTCTCCCCCGACGACGACGGGGTCAAGTCGGCGGCCACTGGCGGCGCGGACGCCTGGCCGGCCTCCCGGTACCTGAACCTGTGGGTGTGCCGGCTGGCGTCCGGGCTGCTCGGCTACGCCCAGTTCCCCGGCGGGCCGCCGCAGACCGACGGCGTGGTGGTCACGTACACGGCATTCGGCACCACGGGCACCGCCGCCGCGCCGTTCAACCTGGGCCGCACGGCCACCCACGAGGTGGGCCACTACCTCAACCTGTTCCACATCTGGGGTGACGACGGCACCGGCTGCGGCGGCACCGACGAGGTGGACGACACGCCCAACCAGGCGGGCCCCAACAACGGCAAGCCGACCTTTCCGAAGGTCAGCTGCGACAACGGCCCCCACGGCGACCTGTTCGTCAACTACATGGACTACGTCGACGACGCGGCGATGATGATGTTCACGAAGGGACAGGCGGCCCGGATGCAGGCGTGCCTGGACGCCGCCCGCTCGTCCCTGGTCGCCGCGGAGCGCACCGCGACCCCCGCCGCGCCGGTCGCGGCCACCGCCGTGGGGCGGGTGGACGCCTTCCGTACCGGGCTGGACTCGGGGCTGTACCACAAGTGGTGGAACGGCAGCGGGTGGGCGCCGTCGATCCTGGACTACGAGTACCTCGGGGGCACCTTCCTCGGCACTCCCCGCGTCGTCGGCCTCGGCCCGGACCGCCTCGCCGTGCTGGTCCGCGGCACGGACCGGGCGCTGTACGTCAAGTGGTGGGACGGCAGCGGCTGGGCGCCCTCCAGCACCGACTTCCAGCGTCTGGGCGGCGCGTGCCTGGGCGATCCGGCCGTCGTCAGCTGGGATCCCCGTCGGTTGGACGTGCTGGTCCGGGGCGTGGACCGGGCGCTCTACCACAAGTGGTGGGACGGCAGCGCCTGGCAGCCGTCCTCCGACGGGTACGTCCACCTGGGCGGGATCTGCGCCGGGGAGCCGGCGCTGGCCTCGTGGGGTCCGGACCGCCTCGACGTGTTCGTCGTCGGAGCCGACTCCGCGCTGCACCACAAGTGGTGGGACGGCGGCGCCTGGCAGCCGTCGCCCATCGGCTACGAGAACCTCGGGGGGATCTGCGCCGGTCGTCCGGTGGCCGTCTCCCGGGGACCGGACCGCCTCGACGTGTTCGTCGTCGGAGCCGACTCCGCGCTCTACCACAAGTGGTGGGACGGCACCGCCTGGCAGCCCTCCCCCACCACCTACGAATGCCTCGGCGGCGTCTGCGTCGGGGATCCACAGGTCGTCGCCGACGGCCGTGGCCGCCTCGACGTGTTCATGGTCGGCGCGGACTCCGCGCTCTACCACAAGTGGTGGGACGGCACCGCGTGGCAGCCCTCCCCCACCGCCTACGAATGCCTCGGCGGCGTCTGCGTCGGCGACCCGCAGGTGGTCCGCTCAGGGCCGGACCGCCTCGACGTCCTCGTCACCGGCGCCGACTCGGCGCTGCACCACAAGTGGTGGGACGGCCGGTCGTGGTTGCCGTCGGCCACGTCATCCGAGAACCTGGGTGCCGCCCCCACCCGCTCGGTCATCGAGGGTCTGGTCCCGGAGTGGCGACGCGCCCTGGGGGCAACAGGAGCCATGTCGCACCCATGA
- a CDS encoding hemerythrin domain-containing protein, with translation MSESEKTRLIAWSHELRTVHGRLREALTVTQQALAAGAAVEAATRDLLLFCHGFCAALTAHHEGEDRHLFPAIAEQYPQLRDTLRYLQQDHSMIAHLLGGLQAAVARGAPPAELHRHLEGVAAIMESHFRYEERQLLTVLETLALDADPQVVLGPL, from the coding sequence GTGAGTGAGAGCGAGAAGACCAGGCTGATCGCCTGGAGCCACGAGTTACGCACCGTCCACGGCAGGCTGCGCGAAGCGCTGACCGTGACCCAGCAGGCCCTCGCCGCCGGGGCGGCGGTCGAAGCAGCGACCAGGGATCTCCTGCTGTTCTGTCACGGGTTCTGCGCCGCGCTCACCGCCCACCACGAGGGCGAGGATCGCCACCTGTTCCCGGCGATCGCCGAGCAGTACCCCCAGCTACGGGACACGCTGCGCTATCTGCAGCAGGACCACTCGATGATCGCTCATCTGCTGGGCGGGCTGCAGGCCGCCGTCGCCCGGGGTGCCCCGCCCGCGGAGCTGCACCGGCACCTGGAGGGCGTGGCGGCGATCATGGAGTCGCATTTCCGGTACGAGGAACGTCAACTGCTGACCGTCCTGGAGACGCTGGCACTGGACGCCGATCCGCAGGTGGTGCTGGGGCCGCTGTGA
- a CDS encoding 1-phosphofructokinase family hexose kinase has protein sequence MDEKVMVFAPAPLLTVTIEQQADAVELHLHPGGQGVWQTRMISALGTPVTLCVALGGEVGDALRKLLADENVSVRVVERQSGTGWYVHDRRDGSRTEIAEDPGAPMVRHDIDELYTVTLTEGLRAPVSVLSGPADPGVVDPDIYRRLASDLSANGGTVVADLSGDHLTAVLAGGVAVLKVSHEELIDDGHADDDSVAALLTAGRRLQKQGARTVLISRAGEPTLALLDDGTALQVHAPPLELADHRGAGDSMTAGVAAVLARGGDLREALRVGAAAGALNVTRHGLGTGRAEAVRELAGWVRLTPLDDAPGGDDDR, from the coding sequence ATGGACGAGAAGGTGATGGTGTTCGCGCCCGCGCCCCTGTTGACCGTGACGATCGAGCAGCAGGCCGACGCGGTCGAGCTGCACCTGCACCCCGGCGGGCAGGGGGTGTGGCAGACCCGCATGATCAGCGCCCTCGGCACGCCGGTGACCCTCTGTGTGGCGCTCGGTGGTGAGGTCGGTGACGCGCTGCGCAAGCTTCTCGCCGACGAGAACGTGTCGGTGCGGGTGGTCGAGCGGCAGTCGGGCACCGGCTGGTACGTGCACGACCGACGCGACGGCTCCCGGACGGAGATCGCCGAGGACCCGGGTGCGCCGATGGTCCGCCACGACATCGACGAGCTGTACACGGTGACGCTCACCGAAGGGCTACGCGCGCCCGTGAGCGTGCTGAGCGGCCCCGCCGACCCGGGTGTGGTGGACCCGGACATCTACCGTCGGCTCGCCTCGGACCTGAGCGCCAACGGCGGGACCGTGGTGGCGGACCTCTCCGGCGATCACCTGACGGCGGTGCTGGCGGGCGGCGTCGCCGTGCTCAAGGTCAGCCACGAGGAGCTGATCGACGACGGGCACGCCGACGACGACAGCGTGGCGGCGCTGCTCACCGCCGGCCGCCGGCTGCAGAAGCAGGGCGCGAGGACGGTGCTGATCAGTCGGGCGGGGGAGCCGACCCTGGCCCTGCTCGACGACGGTACGGCGCTGCAGGTGCACGCGCCGCCGTTGGAGCTGGCCGACCACCGGGGCGCCGGTGACTCGATGACCGCCGGGGTCGCGGCGGTGCTCGCCCGCGGCGGCGACCTGCGGGAGGCCCTGCGCGTCGGCGCCGCCGCCGGGGCGCTCAACGTCACCCGGCACGGGCTCGGCACCGGCCGGGCCGAAGCCGTGCGGGAACTCGCCGGCTGGGTCCGCCTCACGCCGCTGGACGACGCCCCGGGCGGCGACGATGACCGCTGA
- a CDS encoding ABC transporter ATP-binding protein — protein sequence MSDRPTVTRRPGALRRLLPAIAGHPAAFRGTLLANLVGQLAGLTAAVSGAALVGRAVAGDPTPLGVVTAVLGALVAIVTVVTWWEMYVSHDLAYRVLADLRTRVYDAITRIAPGGLGTRRSGDLATVALSDIETLEWLFAHTIAQLLTATVVLVAGTALAAWIDPWLPAVVLPAAVLVTVTPWLLRRHADRHGSRVRAATAALTADIVDTVQGLRELTVFGALEQRRAHLAARTRQLGRAQRRNAARAGLETALIDALVAAAGVAALLVVLDGVRAGRLDVAAAPVALVLAGAVLGPASQVALLLKEAGTLRAAADRIDALLQAPTPVPAPARPAPAPGGGDVVFDDVHFGYLPDRPVLRGVSFVVRPGETVALVGASGAGKSTCVHLLLRHHDPSAGRITVGGVDLRDLDDADLRRTVTVVPQDVHLFPGSIADNIRLGRPDAADAEVRAAADAAQLTAFLDTLPAAADTPAGERGAALSGGQRARVAVARALLTGAPVLVLDEAAANLDTSTEADLAAAIDATRADRATLVIAHRLSTIDRADRVVLIDGGRVVATGTPEELRERGAWSGLMDPHRVG from the coding sequence ATGAGCGACCGGCCGACCGTCACCCGGCGGCCCGGTGCGCTGCGCCGGCTGCTGCCGGCCATCGCCGGGCACCCGGCGGCGTTCCGGGGCACCCTGCTGGCGAACCTCGTCGGGCAACTCGCCGGCCTCACCGCGGCCGTGTCGGGAGCCGCCCTGGTCGGCCGCGCCGTGGCCGGCGACCCCACCCCGCTCGGTGTGGTCACGGCCGTGCTCGGCGCGCTGGTCGCGATCGTCACGGTGGTGACCTGGTGGGAGATGTACGTCTCCCACGACCTCGCCTACCGCGTCCTGGCCGATCTGCGCACCCGCGTGTACGACGCGATCACCCGGATCGCCCCCGGCGGCCTCGGCACACGCCGCAGCGGTGACCTGGCCACCGTCGCGCTGTCCGACATCGAGACCCTGGAATGGCTGTTCGCGCACACCATCGCGCAGCTGCTCACCGCCACCGTGGTCCTCGTCGCCGGCACCGCGCTGGCGGCCTGGATCGACCCGTGGCTGCCCGCCGTGGTGCTGCCCGCCGCCGTGCTGGTCACCGTGACACCCTGGCTGCTGCGCCGGCACGCCGACCGGCACGGCAGCCGGGTGCGGGCCGCCACCGCCGCGCTGACCGCCGACATCGTCGACACCGTGCAGGGACTGCGGGAGTTGACCGTCTTCGGGGCGCTGGAGCAGCGCCGCGCCCACCTCGCCGCCCGTACCCGACAGCTCGGGCGGGCGCAGCGACGCAACGCCGCCCGCGCCGGCCTGGAGACGGCGCTGATCGACGCGCTGGTCGCCGCCGCCGGGGTCGCCGCGTTGCTGGTGGTGCTCGACGGTGTCCGCGCCGGACGCCTCGACGTCGCCGCCGCGCCGGTGGCGCTGGTCCTCGCCGGCGCGGTCCTCGGCCCGGCCAGCCAGGTGGCGCTGCTGCTCAAGGAGGCCGGCACCCTGCGCGCCGCCGCCGACCGGATCGACGCCCTGCTGCAGGCGCCCACCCCGGTTCCCGCACCGGCCCGACCCGCACCGGCGCCCGGCGGTGGCGACGTGGTCTTCGACGACGTGCACTTCGGGTACCTGCCCGACCGGCCGGTGCTGCGCGGCGTCTCCTTCGTCGTCCGGCCCGGCGAGACGGTTGCCCTGGTGGGGGCCTCCGGCGCCGGCAAGTCCACCTGCGTCCACCTGCTCCTGCGTCACCACGACCCGAGCGCCGGCCGGATCACCGTCGGCGGCGTGGACCTGCGCGACCTCGACGACGCCGACCTGCGCCGCACCGTCACGGTGGTGCCGCAGGACGTGCACCTGTTTCCCGGCTCGATCGCCGACAACATCCGCCTCGGCCGGCCGGACGCCGCCGACGCCGAGGTCCGCGCCGCCGCCGACGCCGCCCAACTCACCGCGTTCCTCGACACCCTGCCCGCCGCCGCCGACACCCCGGCAGGGGAGCGGGGAGCTGCCCTGTCCGGCGGCCAACGGGCCAGGGTGGCCGTCGCCCGGGCCCTACTCACCGGCGCGCCGGTGCTCGTGCTCGACGAAGCCGCCGCCAACCTCGACACCAGCACCGAAGCCGACCTGGCCGCCGCCATCGACGCCACCCGCGCCGACCGGGCCACCCTGGTGATCGCCCACCGGCTGTCCACCATCGACCGCGCCGACCGGGTCGTCCTGATCGACGGCGGACGGGTCGTCGCCACCGGCACGCCGGAGGAGCTGCGGGAGCGGGGTGCGTGGAGCGGGCTCATGGATCCGCATCGAGTCGGATGA
- a CDS encoding LysR family transcriptional regulator — MQPHTLRVFRAVAEHGSISAAARALRYTQSAVSRQIAALEVDVGHTLFDRLPRGVALTEHGRCLRDHAAAVLDRLDAARRDLAALDDLSAGRLRVGAFPTAVAALVPRALATFRSEHPDVALSLVEGLTPGLVARLADGDADVAVLSAAPDQPLDSARVDLHHLLDEALLVAVPRTHRLARRRTVRLRDLADDAFIAGSATAEETLLRATLPAGFRPRIDIVAAEWTGKLGCVAAGLGVALVPALAVRATPPDLALLRLHPDDASVRRVFAATVAGRSRSPAVRRFLAHLDAAAAGLR; from the coding sequence GTGCAGCCACACACCCTCCGGGTCTTCCGCGCCGTCGCCGAGCACGGCTCCATCAGCGCTGCGGCGCGGGCCCTGCGCTACACCCAGTCGGCGGTGTCCCGGCAGATCGCCGCGCTGGAGGTCGATGTCGGACACACCCTGTTCGACCGGTTGCCCCGTGGCGTCGCCCTCACCGAGCACGGCCGTTGCCTGCGCGACCATGCCGCGGCGGTGCTCGACCGCCTCGACGCGGCGCGTCGGGACCTGGCCGCGCTGGACGACCTGTCCGCCGGCCGGCTGCGCGTCGGCGCGTTTCCCACCGCGGTCGCCGCGCTCGTGCCGCGTGCCCTGGCGACGTTTCGGTCCGAGCATCCCGACGTGGCCCTGTCCCTGGTCGAGGGGCTGACGCCCGGCCTGGTGGCACGCCTCGCCGACGGCGACGCCGACGTGGCCGTGCTCAGTGCCGCACCGGATCAGCCGCTCGACAGCGCACGCGTCGACCTGCACCACCTCCTCGACGAGGCGCTGCTGGTGGCGGTTCCCCGGACCCACCGGTTGGCCCGCCGACGTACCGTCCGGTTGCGGGACCTGGCCGACGACGCGTTCATCGCCGGTTCGGCCACCGCGGAGGAGACCCTGCTGCGCGCCACACTGCCCGCCGGCTTCCGACCCAGGATCGACATCGTGGCCGCCGAATGGACCGGCAAGCTGGGCTGTGTGGCGGCCGGCCTGGGCGTCGCCCTGGTCCCGGCCCTGGCCGTCCGGGCCACCCCGCCCGATCTGGCGCTGCTACGGCTGCATCCCGACGACGCCTCCGTCCGGCGGGTCTTCGCCGCCACCGTTGCCGGTCGCAGCCGGTCACCGGCGGTCCGACGCTTCCTCGCCCACCTCGACGCGGCGGCGGCCGGACTCAGGTGA